Proteins encoded by one window of Chloroflexota bacterium:
- a CDS encoding MBL fold metallo-hydrolase, translated as MRPSITCYGGVGQIGGNKILLEDGDVRLLLDFGTAFGRRQEFFNEYLRPRAARGLLDLLALELIPPLEGAYRTELAPPGMWERFRREPLYRNLQREDALAVDAVLVSHAHLDHNGDLFCLDPVIPVYTTCVTAFVARAMQVTGQSGFEQELTFVCPRGWDEQEQVLRTVRNAHYLARCYSFLDGQLCAEGRAWWESTPSVSKRLLEQPTSAFTGEVSGLEVRWWPVDHSVPGAAAFAVRTSVGWVGYTGDIRFHGQNAWLMERLTQELAQLGLTALLCEGTHLSDQPLVTEQQVAENALDLVRQAEGRLVVADFAPRNVERLDTFHKVARETNRRLAIQPKDAYLLQAITLADSTAFPDPLTLPEVLLYADPKSAPRAWETELRRKWANRTVGPSEVSAHPGEYILCFSLWDANDLLDLQGIEGGVYIYSNSRAYDEEQAIDLERLRNWIRHFELRMEGDPDDPQHLSLHASGHATGPQLRDFVRQVRPHTLIPIHTEHPEWWQEALAGTKIQVVLPKVGQPIFLD; from the coding sequence ATGAGACCGTCCATTACCTGCTACGGAGGTGTAGGGCAAATCGGTGGCAACAAAATCTTGCTGGAAGATGGCGATGTGCGGCTGCTTTTGGATTTTGGCACAGCTTTTGGCCGACGGCAAGAATTTTTCAATGAGTATTTGCGCCCTCGGGCAGCACGTGGTTTGCTGGACTTACTGGCATTGGAGTTGATCCCCCCTCTGGAAGGCGCCTATAGGACCGAACTTGCGCCCCCAGGCATGTGGGAACGTTTCCGCCGTGAACCTCTCTACCGCAACCTGCAGCGGGAGGATGCCCTCGCTGTAGATGCCGTCCTTGTCTCTCACGCCCATCTAGATCACAATGGCGATCTCTTCTGTCTGGACCCCGTTATCCCTGTCTACACTACCTGCGTTACAGCCTTTGTTGCGCGGGCTATGCAGGTCACTGGGCAAAGTGGCTTTGAGCAAGAGCTGACCTTTGTGTGTCCCCGTGGCTGGGATGAGCAGGAGCAAGTATTGAGGACGGTGCGCAACGCGCATTACCTCGCTCGCTGCTATAGCTTCCTGGACGGCCAGCTCTGTGCGGAGGGCAGGGCTTGGTGGGAATCCACCCCGAGTGTCTCAAAGCGACTCTTGGAGCAGCCTACGAGTGCTTTTACGGGTGAGGTAAGCGGATTAGAGGTACGGTGGTGGCCAGTGGATCACTCCGTGCCAGGAGCGGCTGCGTTTGCCGTCCGTACTTCAGTGGGTTGGGTCGGCTACACAGGTGACATCCGCTTCCATGGGCAAAATGCCTGGTTGATGGAGCGGCTTACCCAGGAGCTTGCCCAACTGGGGCTGACAGCCCTCCTCTGCGAGGGTACCCACTTGTCGGATCAGCCTTTGGTTACAGAGCAGCAGGTTGCGGAAAATGCTTTGGATTTGGTACGCCAGGCTGAAGGGCGATTGGTGGTGGCTGACTTTGCTCCGCGCAATGTAGAGCGTCTGGACACATTCCACAAAGTAGCCAGGGAGACCAACCGTCGGCTGGCCATCCAGCCCAAGGATGCTTACCTGCTGCAAGCCATCACCTTGGCTGACTCTACCGCTTTCCCCGACCCTCTGACATTGCCGGAAGTGCTTCTCTATGCTGATCCCAAATCAGCACCTCGTGCCTGGGAAACAGAGCTACGGCGTAAATGGGCAAACCGTACGGTAGGGCCATCAGAGGTGTCAGCTCATCCAGGCGAATACATCCTCTGTTTCAGCCTGTGGGATGCCAATGATCTGCTGGATTTGCAGGGTATTGAGGGAGGAGTGTACATCTACTCCAACAGCCGGGCCTACGATGAGGAACAGGCGATAGACCTAGAACGGCTGAGGAATTGGATCCGGCATTTCGAGTTGCGCATGGAAGGAGACCCCGATGACCCACAGCATCTATCCCTCCATGCCTCTGGCCACGCCACCGGCCCCCAGTTGCGCGACTTTGTCAGGCAGGTTCGCCCGCACACATTGATCCCCATTCATACCGAACATCCGGAGTGGTGGCAAGAGGCATTGGCAGGAACGAAAATCCAGGTTGTCTTGCCCAAAGTGGGGCAGCCTATCTTCCTGGATTGA
- a CDS encoding glucose-6-phosphate isomerase, translating to MARQRVMSRIWAHDHTVWKPEPTEITNRLGWLHSAKAMLAQVPQLEKWADQVRADGYTHAILLGMGGSSLAPEVFRLTFGVKEGCLDLSVLDSTVPEVILDYVEHLDLGRTLFIVSTKSGTTVETLSLFRFFYNQVAKQEDFERAGTHFVAITDPGTTLASLAEHYKFRATFFSDPNIGGRFSAFSHFGLVPAALIGVDMRLLLERASEASAHCAPSIIEEQNPGAWLGAILGTLARVGRDKLTLVIPPPIASLGNWLEQLIAESTGKEGQGILPVVGELLGPPEVYGNDRLFVALQLAGYERHDATLAALEAAGHPVVRLRLRDRYDLGRQMFLWEMGIAVAGYHLGINPFDQPNVESAKQRAREMVRAYMETGTLPPAESAPLSAATLLAFLTPAQPGNYVALQAYVPPTAETEAALQALRTRLRDRLKLAVTVGYGPRFLHSTGQLHKGDARNGFFIQLIANDARDAPIPGEAGQLKSSITFGVLKEAQARGDQQALLDAGRRVIRFHLGDDVPGALERLADFPD from the coding sequence ATGGCGCGACAAAGGGTCATGTCCCGTATCTGGGCTCATGATCACACCGTCTGGAAGCCAGAGCCAACAGAGATCACGAACCGCTTGGGTTGGCTGCACAGCGCCAAAGCCATGCTCGCCCAAGTCCCTCAATTAGAGAAATGGGCCGACCAGGTACGGGCTGATGGCTACACTCATGCCATACTGTTGGGCATGGGCGGATCAAGCTTGGCTCCTGAGGTCTTTCGTCTGACTTTTGGGGTGAAAGAAGGTTGCCTGGATCTATCCGTGTTGGATAGCACGGTGCCGGAAGTTATTTTGGATTATGTAGAACATCTTGACCTGGGCCGTACACTCTTCATTGTCAGCACCAAATCTGGCACCACAGTGGAGACGCTCTCCTTGTTCCGCTTCTTCTACAATCAAGTAGCCAAACAAGAGGATTTCGAGCGAGCTGGGACCCACTTTGTTGCCATCACTGATCCTGGCACGACATTGGCCAGTCTAGCTGAGCATTACAAATTCCGCGCTACCTTCTTTAGCGACCCAAACATTGGTGGGCGCTTTTCCGCCTTCTCCCATTTCGGGTTGGTGCCTGCTGCACTTATTGGGGTGGACATGCGACTCTTGTTAGAGCGGGCATCGGAGGCGAGCGCCCACTGCGCACCTTCTATTATAGAAGAGCAGAATCCGGGCGCCTGGTTGGGGGCTATCCTGGGCACTCTGGCCAGGGTGGGGCGAGACAAGCTGACCTTGGTCATCCCTCCGCCTATTGCTAGTTTGGGCAACTGGTTGGAACAGTTGATTGCGGAAAGCACGGGTAAAGAGGGTCAGGGCATTCTGCCAGTGGTGGGGGAACTACTCGGGCCACCCGAGGTATACGGGAACGATCGGCTGTTCGTTGCGCTACAACTAGCGGGTTATGAGAGGCATGACGCAACCCTGGCGGCATTGGAGGCTGCTGGACATCCTGTAGTGCGGCTGCGTTTGCGCGACCGCTATGATCTGGGCCGACAGATGTTCCTATGGGAGATGGGCATCGCTGTGGCTGGCTATCATCTAGGCATTAACCCCTTCGATCAACCCAATGTAGAGAGCGCCAAGCAGCGGGCACGAGAGATGGTCAGAGCGTATATGGAGACAGGCACCCTGCCACCCGCTGAATCCGCTCCGCTTAGCGCAGCCACGCTGCTCGCATTCCTGACTCCGGCCCAACCAGGCAACTATGTGGCGCTACAAGCCTATGTTCCGCCAACGGCTGAGACCGAGGCAGCACTGCAAGCATTGCGCACTAGGCTGCGGGACCGCTTGAAGCTAGCCGTCACAGTCGGTTATGGCCCGCGCTTTCTGCATTCCACTGGCCAACTGCACAAAGGCGATGCCAGGAATGGCTTCTTCATCCAACTGATTGCCAATGATGCACGGGATGCGCCTATACCCGGTGAAGCGGGGCAGCTCAAGTCGTCTATCACTTTCGGAGTGCTGAAGGAAGCCCAGGCACGAGGTGATCAACAGGCCCTGTTGGACGCTGGGCGTCGGGTGATCCGTTTCCATCTGGGCGATGATGTGCCTGGTGCGCTAGAACGCCTCGCAGATTTTCCAGATTGA
- a CDS encoding nucleotidyltransferase family protein, producing MSAFDELQGVSICPEWALLLCCAHVNEGFERAERIKILLQKKLDWEYLIRTALRHSMMPLLYQSLATTCPEAIPAAPLAQLQEHFRNNARRNFFLTGELFQILHWLDEHSIPAVPYKGPVLAASVYGDFALRQFDDLDFLVHEWDVMKARELLTAQGYRPEFQLNRAQEVAYLRSQSAHKLIRHEAMCIVELHWRIAEDYFSFPLAPERLWERLESVPLAGREVQTFSAEDLLLILCVHGTKHCWARLGWVCDLARLIGARHELDWDCVVKQAVALGAKRMLFLGLFLAHELLGVALPKALLKGIQSDGATILLARQVKEQILRDTKEEPRVMESCLFHLKAKERWQDRVRYCIRLAVTTTPGDWALVRLPSSLFPLYYLLRPFRLVGAYASLLWKR from the coding sequence GCGCATCAAAATTCTGCTGCAAAAGAAACTGGACTGGGAGTACTTGATCCGGACGGCGCTGCGGCACAGTATGATGCCACTGCTATACCAAAGCCTCGCCACTACCTGTCCGGAAGCAATCCCCGCCGCTCCTTTAGCTCAACTCCAAGAGCATTTCCGCAACAATGCCCGACGCAATTTTTTCCTCACGGGGGAATTGTTTCAGATATTGCATTGGCTCGATGAGCATAGTATCCCTGCCGTGCCATACAAAGGCCCAGTGTTGGCAGCTTCCGTTTACGGGGATTTTGCCTTACGACAGTTTGATGACCTAGACTTCTTGGTGCACGAGTGGGATGTTATGAAGGCCAGAGAACTCCTCACAGCACAGGGATACCGCCCTGAGTTCCAACTCAACCGTGCTCAAGAGGTGGCCTACCTCCGTTCACAATCTGCCCACAAACTCATACGCCACGAAGCAATGTGCATCGTGGAACTGCATTGGCGGATTGCCGAGGATTATTTCTCCTTTCCGCTTGCTCCAGAAAGGCTGTGGGAACGCCTCGAATCAGTGCCCTTGGCAGGCAGAGAGGTGCAGACTTTCTCTGCTGAGGACCTCCTTCTGATCCTATGTGTTCATGGCACTAAACATTGTTGGGCGCGGTTGGGGTGGGTCTGTGACCTCGCTAGGTTGATCGGCGCTCGTCACGAACTAGATTGGGACTGTGTGGTCAAACAAGCTGTCGCACTGGGGGCTAAACGCATGCTCTTTCTCGGGCTTTTCCTTGCCCATGAGCTGCTGGGCGTGGCATTGCCAAAGGCGCTTCTGAAGGGAATACAGAGCGACGGAGCAACCATTTTGCTTGCCAGGCAGGTAAAAGAGCAGATTTTGCGCGACACCAAGGAGGAACCGAGGGTTATGGAATCGTGCCTTTTTCACCTCAAAGCAAAGGAACGGTGGCAGGACAGAGTCCGTTATTGTATTCGTCTGGCAGTAACAACCACACCTGGGGATTGGGCTCTCGTGCGATTGCCTTCCTCCCTTTTCCCCCTTTACTATTTGCTCCGGCCATTTCGGCTTGTAGGAGCGTATGCATCGCTCCTATGGAAGCGCTAG